In one window of Streptomyces griseus subsp. griseus DNA:
- a CDS encoding YraN family protein — protein sequence MNARGALGRYGEDLAARLLTDAGMAVITRNWRCRAGEVDIVARDGDALVFCEVKTRRSGGFEHPMAAVTPVKADRLRRLAEIWLEKHGGPPAGGVRIDLVGVIVPRRGAPVTEHARGVS from the coding sequence ATGAACGCACGGGGGGCACTCGGGCGGTACGGCGAGGACCTGGCGGCACGGCTGCTGACCGACGCCGGAATGGCCGTGATCACGCGCAACTGGCGGTGTCGCGCCGGAGAGGTCGACATCGTCGCCAGGGACGGCGACGCACTGGTCTTCTGCGAGGTGAAGACCCGCAGGTCGGGCGGGTTCGAACATCCCATGGCGGCGGTCACGCCGGTCAAGGCGGACCGGCTGCGACGGCTCGCCGAGATCTGGCTGGAGAAGCATGGGGGACCACCGGCCGGCGGGGTCCGGATCGATCTGGTCGGGGTGATCGTGCCCCGGCGCGGCGCCCCCGTCACCGAGCACGCACGGGGGGTCTCCTGA
- the lepB gene encoding signal peptidase I — protein sequence MSRTKRENDGRGRTGTMVSGLAVAVGCVLFLGGFLWAAVVYKPYAVPTDSMSPTVNAGDRVLAERIAGADVRRGDVVVFTDSVWGDTPMVKRVVGVGGDTVACCDKDGRLTVGGTPVEEPYIHRGPAAAGTRAPASPQNFSAKVPEGQIFLLGDERSTSLDSRVHLEDAGQGSVPLSAVQARVDAVAWPMNGMIGRPDSFAALPGGVSADGPLPLQVGAVLVGVVLILGGAAYGPLAARSARRRRTAA from the coding sequence ATGAGCCGTACGAAACGCGAGAACGACGGCCGCGGCCGGACCGGCACCATGGTGTCGGGCCTGGCCGTGGCCGTCGGCTGTGTGCTCTTCCTCGGAGGGTTCCTCTGGGCGGCGGTGGTCTACAAGCCCTACGCCGTCCCCACCGACTCCATGTCCCCCACGGTCAACGCCGGAGACCGGGTGCTCGCGGAGCGAATAGCGGGCGCCGACGTCCGGCGCGGTGATGTGGTGGTCTTCACCGACAGCGTCTGGGGCGACACTCCGATGGTGAAGCGCGTGGTCGGCGTCGGCGGGGACACGGTCGCCTGCTGCGACAAGGACGGCCGGCTCACCGTCGGCGGGACCCCGGTCGAGGAGCCGTACATCCACCGAGGCCCCGCCGCCGCGGGGACGCGGGCGCCCGCCTCGCCGCAGAACTTCTCCGCCAAGGTGCCGGAGGGCCAGATCTTCCTCCTCGGCGACGAGCGGTCCACCTCCCTGGACTCCCGGGTCCATCTGGAGGACGCCGGGCAGGGCTCGGTACCCCTGAGCGCCGTCCAGGCCCGGGTCGACGCGGTGGCCTGGCCGATGAACGGCATGATCGGCCGCCCCGACTCGTTCGCCGCGCTCCCCGGCGGAGTCTCCGCCGACGGCCCGCTCCCGCTCCAGGTGGGCGCCGTGCTGGTGGGCGTGGTCCTCATCCTCGGCGGAGCGGCGTACGGGCCCCTCGCCGCCCGCTCCGCACGCCGTCGGCGGACCGCCGCGTGA
- a CDS encoding NUDIX hydrolase, with protein sequence MTGPLRPVARVVLLDPDDRILLLHGHEPDDPADNWWFTPGGGLEGDETHEEAARRELAEETGITDIELGPVLWKRICSFPFDGRRWDQDEWYFLARTAQTATAPQGLTELELRSVAGLRWWTSAELLAARETVYPTRLAELLRTLLDEGPSRVPLVLAPEIVRSSRGGEG encoded by the coding sequence GTGACCGGCCCCCTGCGCCCGGTCGCCCGGGTGGTGCTCCTGGACCCCGACGACCGCATCCTGCTGCTGCACGGCCATGAGCCGGACGACCCCGCCGACAACTGGTGGTTCACGCCCGGCGGCGGCCTGGAGGGCGACGAGACCCATGAGGAGGCGGCCCGCCGCGAGCTGGCCGAGGAGACCGGCATCACCGACATCGAGCTGGGCCCGGTGCTCTGGAAGCGGATCTGCTCCTTCCCCTTCGACGGACGGCGCTGGGACCAGGACGAGTGGTACTTCCTGGCCCGTACGGCACAGACCGCGACCGCCCCCCAGGGGCTCACCGAGCTCGAATTGCGCAGCGTCGCAGGTCTGAGGTGGTGGACTTCCGCCGAACTTCTCGCGGCGCGTGAGACGGTGTACCCGACCAGACTCGCCGAGCTGCTGCGCACGCTCCTCGACGAGGGTCCCTCGCGTGTTCCTTTGGTCCTCGCCCCCGAAATCGTCCGATCGTCCAGGGGCGGCGAAGGCTGA
- the lepB gene encoding signal peptidase I, producing the protein MELPLLIGIALILALLIKTFLIQAFSIPSDSMQNTLQRGDRVLVDKLTPWFGSEPERGEVVVFHDPGGWLEDTAAPEPNVAQKFLSFIGLMPSSEEKDLIKRVIAVGGDTVECKENGPVTVNGKALDEKSFIFPGNTPCNDKPFGPIKVGEGRIFVMGDHRQNSLDSRYHQELPGQGTVSNDEVVGRAIVVAWPVGRWATLPIPSTFDQPGLNAAAAIAPAALGVAGALPLVFWRRRRLTAGRTAG; encoded by the coding sequence ATGGAGCTGCCGCTGCTCATCGGAATCGCGCTGATTCTGGCGCTGCTGATCAAGACGTTCCTGATCCAGGCGTTCTCGATCCCCTCGGACTCGATGCAGAACACCCTCCAGCGGGGCGACCGGGTGCTGGTCGACAAGCTGACCCCCTGGTTCGGCTCGGAGCCGGAGCGCGGCGAGGTCGTGGTCTTCCACGACCCGGGCGGCTGGCTGGAGGACACCGCGGCCCCGGAACCCAACGTGGCGCAGAAGTTCCTCAGCTTCATCGGTCTGATGCCCTCGTCCGAGGAGAAGGACCTGATCAAGCGGGTCATCGCGGTCGGCGGCGACACCGTCGAGTGCAAGGAGAACGGGCCGGTCACGGTCAACGGCAAGGCACTCGACGAGAAGTCGTTCATCTTCCCGGGGAACACCCCGTGCAACGACAAGCCCTTCGGCCCGATCAAGGTCGGGGAGGGCCGGATCTTCGTCATGGGCGACCACCGGCAGAACTCCCTGGACTCCCGCTACCACCAGGAGCTGCCCGGTCAGGGCACCGTCTCCAACGACGAGGTCGTCGGCCGGGCGATCGTCGTCGCCTGGCCCGTGGGCCGCTGGGCGACCCTGCCCATCCCCAGCACGTTCGACCAGCCCGGTCTGAACGCGGCCGCCGCGATCGCCCCGGCCGCACTGGGAGTGGCCGGAGCGCTGCCCCTCGTGTTCTGGCGGCGCAGGAGGCTGACCGCCGGGCGTACCGCCGGGTAG
- a CDS encoding DUF2469 domain-containing protein produces the protein MSAEDLEKYETEMELKLYREYRDVVGLFKYVIETERRFYLTNDYEMQVHSVQGEVFFEVSMADAWVWDMYRPARFVKQVRVLTFKDVNIEELNKSDLELPGG, from the coding sequence ATGAGCGCCGAGGACCTCGAGAAGTACGAGACCGAGATGGAGCTGAAGCTCTACCGGGAGTACCGCGATGTCGTCGGTCTGTTCAAATATGTGATCGAGACCGAACGGCGCTTCTACCTCACCAACGACTACGAGATGCAGGTGCACTCCGTCCAGGGTGAGGTTTTCTTCGAGGTGTCCATGGCGGACGCCTGGGTCTGGGACATGTACCGGCCCGCTAGGTTCGTCAAGCAGGTCCGCGTGCTGACCTTCAAGGACGTCAACATCGAAGAGCTCAACAAGAGCGATCTGGAACTTCCGGGAGGCTGA